The DNA sequence TATGCTCGTCGACTACGCCTACGCAAATCCTGGTGAGCATAACGGCCTGACGCTGCTGGCGGCAACGTTCTTCTATACCATCCAGATCTACTGCGATTTTTCGGGCTACTCCGACGTAGCCATCGGGGCGGCCCGGGTCATGGGTTTCTCGCTCATGGAAAACTTCCGGACGCCTTATATAGCCCAGTCAGTGTCGGAATTCTGGCGTCGCTGGCACATCTCCTTGTCGACCTGGTTTCGCGATTATCTGTACATTCCCCTGGGTGGCAACCGCAAAGGTGAGGTCCGTCAGTACATCAACATGATGATCGTTTTTCTGGCCAGCGGCCTGTGGCACGGCCCCAACTGGACCTACGTGATCTGGGGCGGCCTCAATGGCTTTTATCAGATCCTGGCGGTCCTGCGCGACAAGTTGCTGGCGCGGCTGGGATTCTCATCGAAACCACCCCGCCAGATTACCTCACCTGTCCACGAGCAGAAAGCGCAGTCGCCGTTGCGGGTGGTGGGCAACGTTCTGTTCACCTTCGCGCTGATCATGCTGACGTGGGTGTTCTTCCGCGCCCGGTCTGTCGATGATGCGTTCCTGATTCTGGGCCGTATTGCTACGATGTCGCCGTTCGAGCAGATCGACAGCCCGCTCAACAGCGTCGAAATGTGGTTTAGTATGGCGCTGATTGCGTTTTTGCTGGTGAAGGAATACTTCTACCTCACCATTCCAACGGGCAATACGGCCCGCTTTGCCGTGCTCTTCGTGCTGATCACGTTTGTGACCTACCTCTTCGGTGTTTTCTCCTCCAACCAGTTTATTTATTTCCAGTTCTGATTTGTTAGATTTGGGTAGACCAACGACGGCGGAATAACGCAGCCGATGACGCTTTCCATCTGGAAATTATGACGGCAGATGCGTTTTATTTCTTCTGCCAGGAGAATCCAGACCACTGTTTCGAGCGTGAACCAGACGGGCGCATCATTGTCATGCCTGACACAGAGGGAAAAACCGGAAACAAGAATGCCGAGATAAACGATGATGTCATCATTTGGAATCACCGGATGAGGATGGTCTTCGACTCATCGACTGCTTTCGACAAGCCGTTCTCCGGCGAAGACGTGCTCTCCGATTTTATTCTCCACCTGGCGTAAAGGTCATCGCAACGCCATTCATGCAATACCGCAGTCCGGTAGGGGCGGGGCCGTCGGTGAAGACGTGGCCCAGGTGCGCGTCGCAAACGGCGCAGCGGACTTCCGTCCGGTTGCCGTCCGGTTCGGTATACACGGCGTTGGAAACGACCGGGGCGTAGAAACTTGGCCAGCCGGTATGGGATTCAAACTTGGTGTTCGAGGAAAACAGCGGGTTGCGGCAACTGGCACAGACGTAGCTACCCGTTCCGTGTTCGTGGTTGAGGGGACTGCTGTTGGGCCATTCGGTGTCACGCCCGCGCATGACGTTGTACTGCGACCGGGTTAGCTGCGCGCGCCATTCATCATCCGTCTTTTCAACCCGTCGATTACCCGGCGACGTAGCACCCGCCGGCCGCCGATGGGGTGGGCGCGGGGTGCCGAAGTAAGTACGGTACACCCACAAGCTACCCGCGAGCAGCAGCGCAACGAGCAAAAAAACGTGTGTTTGTCTCATACGAATGAAACATCAACCAGTACCCTGCCGTTCATCGACCAATGGCTACCTTCCGCAGGATGGAGTCAATGACCTGTAGGGTGGTCACTCCGTCGGCTTCGGCTTCGTAGTTGAGCATGATGCGATGGTTGAAGACATCGGGGGCTACTTCCTTGATGTCTTCGGGCAGGACGTAGTCGCGCCGGTCGAAGTAGGCAAGGGCTTTGGCCGCCAGGTTCAGGTTGATACTGGCGCGGGGCGATACGCCGTACTGAATATACCGCGCTTCGTCGCGCAGGTTGTAGTCCATCGGTTTGCGCGTGGCAAACACCAGTTCAATGATGTAGCGTTCGAGGGTTTCGGAGATGGTGATGCCGTTGATCTCATCCCGAATGGCGACCAGATCTTCGCGACCCAATACCGGCTGTACCTCGTAGTCGAAGTTCATGTTCGACATCCGGCGCATCACGGCCAGCTCGTCTTCCCGGTTGAGGTAATCCACGAACACCTTCATCATAAACCGGTCGACCTGGGCTTCGGGCAGGGGGTAGGTACCTTCCTGCTCCACGGGATTCTGGGTAGCGAGCACCAGAAACGGACGGTCGAGTACAAACGTCTCCTCGCCGATGGTCACCTGCCGCTCCTGCATGGCTTCGAGGAGGGCCGCCTGTACCTTGGCGGGAGAGCGGTTAACTTCATCGGCCAGAATCAGGTTGGCAAAAATGGGTCCCTGCTTCACCTCGAACTCGCTGGTCTTCTGGTTGAAAATCATCGTGCCGATCAGGTCGGCGGGGAGCAGATCGGGCGTGAACTGAATCCGCTGAAAGTCCAGCTCCAGTACCTTCGCCAGCGTATTGATGGTCAGTGTCTTGGCTAGTCCCGGGACCCCTTCCAGCAGGATATGCCCACCCGTGAATAGTCCAATCAGGAGCCGGTTGAGCAGGCGGTCCTGTCCCACAACGACCTGACTCATCTCGCTGAACACATCCCGGATTTTGGTATGGTAGGTAAAGGAAGTAGTAGCTTGCATAGTAATGAGTCGTAGTCGTCGAAGTCCTGCGTAGTGAATCGAACGTTTTTTGCCTTACGTCCACTACGATTTACGACTTCTTTTTTTAAAACGTTGCCCGGATGCTGCGGTCTTTGCCGTGGATGTCTTTGTAGACCTGAATGTTACCAAACCCGCGGTCGGCAAATACCTGGCGCGTG is a window from the Spirosoma rigui genome containing:
- a CDS encoding AAA family ATPase; its protein translation is MQATTSFTYHTKIRDVFSEMSQVVVGQDRLLNRLLIGLFTGGHILLEGVPGLAKTLTINTLAKVLELDFQRIQFTPDLLPADLIGTMIFNQKTSEFEVKQGPIFANLILADEVNRSPAKVQAALLEAMQERQVTIGEETFVLDRPFLVLATQNPVEQEGTYPLPEAQVDRFMMKVFVDYLNREDELAVMRRMSNMNFDYEVQPVLGREDLVAIRDEINGITISETLERYIIELVFATRKPMDYNLRDEARYIQYGVSPRASINLNLAAKALAYFDRRDYVLPEDIKEVAPDVFNHRIMLNYEAEADGVTTLQVIDSILRKVAIGR
- a CDS encoding MBOAT family O-acyltransferase, with amino-acid sequence MLFNSLQFLLFFIVVTLAYFSLKWQGRWILLLLSSCYFYMVLKPEYIVILFVTIVIDYIAGIWIEKTTGPARRWLLILSLLSNLGILAFFKYLGFFTENVSWFFEQIHLPEVAHQVFSLGNRLFVKVLHLFGESGISSFKDNKSILPVGLSFHTFQAMSYTIEVYRGNQKAERHFGIYSLYVMFYPQLVAGPIERPQNVLWQFHKTFPYDAENVKAGLMQMAFGLFKKLVIADRLAMLVDYAYANPGEHNGLTLLAATFFYTIQIYCDFSGYSDVAIGAARVMGFSLMENFRTPYIAQSVSEFWRRWHISLSTWFRDYLYIPLGGNRKGEVRQYINMMIVFLASGLWHGPNWTYVIWGGLNGFYQILAVLRDKLLARLGFSSKPPRQITSPVHEQKAQSPLRVVGNVLFTFALIMLTWVFFRARSVDDAFLILGRIATMSPFEQIDSPLNSVEMWFSMALIAFLLVKEYFYLTIPTGNTARFAVLFVLITFVTYLFGVFSSNQFIYFQF
- the msrB gene encoding peptide-methionine (R)-S-oxide reductase MsrB; translation: MRQTHVFLLVALLLAGSLWVYRTYFGTPRPPHRRPAGATSPGNRRVEKTDDEWRAQLTRSQYNVMRGRDTEWPNSSPLNHEHGTGSYVCASCRNPLFSSNTKFESHTGWPSFYAPVVSNAVYTEPDGNRTEVRCAVCDAHLGHVFTDGPAPTGLRYCMNGVAMTFTPGGE